CCTTTTCTTTGAGATGCTTAAATCTCCCCTGCAATTTGAGATATTCTTTTACTGATATCCCCTTTGGTATTTTATTAATCGTGTATTTTACCCCTTTTTCTACTTCATAAAGGGGGAATATTTTTGTCTCAACAGCTAATCTTGCCATTTTTATAGAGAGTTCAGGTGAAAATTTCCAGCCTGTTGAACAAGGAACAAGGATATGAAAAAACCTTGTTCCTTTAATCTTCCTTGCCTTTTTCATTTTTGCTATGAGGTCATCTGGAAAAGCCACAGATGCTGTGGCTGCATAAGGTATCCCATGAGCTGCCATTATATATACAATATCTTTTTTGGGGTGGCTTTCCGGACTTTCTTTTGGGGTAACCGCTGTCCATGCCCCCCAGGGTGTTGAAGAGCTTCTTTGAATTCCTGTATTCATATATGCCTCGTTATCATAGCAGACATAGATAATATCCTCATTCCTCTCTGCTGCACTTGAAAGCGCCTGAAAGCCGATATCAAAAGTCCCTCCATCTCCGGCCCAAGCTAAAACATTCACATCGCTTTGTCCTTGAACCTCCATCCCTGCTTTTATCCCTGAAGCGACGGAGGCTCCTGCTGGAAAAGCTGTATGAAATAAGGGAACCTTTAGGGATGAATAGGGAAATATCCCTGCAATTGTAGACCAACAGCAAGCCGGCATAGCGATGACTGTCTTTTGTCCGAGAACTTTCAGGACATAGCGCATCGCCTGAGGAGCTGTACATCCGGGACAGGCCGTATGTCCCGGAAACATATATTCTTCCTTGGGAACCTTAAAATTCATCTTTTTAAACCTATCCAGATGATATCATCCTTTGGCTTAGTATTCAAAGTAGTATAATCCAGAATCTCTTGAATGATATCAGGAGTTACATCCCTCCCCCCAAGACCTGTGATATAGCCAAAAATCGGGGGCCTGTTCAAAACATCTTCATTATACATTGCTGCCTTAACTTCTTGAAAAAAGATACCGCTATGACCAAAAGATATATTTCGATC
The genomic region above belongs to Nitrospinota bacterium and contains:
- a CDS encoding 3-methyl-2-oxobutanoate dehydrogenase subunit beta, with translation MNFKVPKEEYMFPGHTACPGCTAPQAMRYVLKVLGQKTVIAMPACCWSTIAGIFPYSSLKVPLFHTAFPAGASVASGIKAGMEVQGQSDVNVLAWAGDGGTFDIGFQALSSAAERNEDIIYVCYDNEAYMNTGIQRSSSTPWGAWTAVTPKESPESHPKKDIVYIMAAHGIPYAATASVAFPDDLIAKMKKARKIKGTRFFHILVPCSTGWKFSPELSIKMARLAVETKIFPLYEVEKGVKYTINKIPKGISVKEYLKLQGRFKHLKEKDIKFIQKRVDKEWERLMDRANNRID